A genomic stretch from Cloacibacterium caeni includes:
- the purM gene encoding phosphoribosylformylglycinamidine cyclo-ligase, with the protein MNNTYKSAGVDKEEGYKTVDKIKSAVAETHNKNVLNNLGSFGAFYEIGGYKNPVLVSGTDGVGTKLKIALDTKKYDSIGVDCFAMCANDILCHGAKPLFFLDYLACGKLDADVAAEIVLGMVNACKDNECALIGGETAEMPGMYQPGDYDVAGFCVGIVEKDQIIDGSKIKTGDKIIALPSSGFHSNGFSLVRKIFPNFEEEFEGKPLYETLLVPTKLYYKDVFKLKENVEISGIAHITGGGLIENVPRIIPNGLCARIDTSKIQIPSVMLELEKRGNIERMEMFGTFNMGVGMVVVVDESLAEKALSLIEDAYLVGEIVENEEKIQLI; encoded by the coding sequence ATGAATAATACGTATAAATCAGCTGGCGTAGACAAAGAAGAAGGTTACAAAACCGTAGACAAAATAAAATCTGCTGTAGCCGAAACGCACAATAAAAATGTACTGAACAATCTAGGAAGTTTTGGAGCTTTCTATGAAATTGGTGGCTATAAAAATCCTGTTTTGGTTTCTGGAACTGATGGAGTAGGAACCAAATTAAAAATTGCATTAGATACCAAAAAATATGATTCTATTGGTGTAGATTGTTTCGCGATGTGTGCCAATGATATTCTGTGTCATGGCGCAAAACCACTATTTTTCTTAGATTATCTAGCTTGCGGAAAACTAGATGCAGATGTAGCAGCAGAAATTGTTCTAGGAATGGTAAATGCTTGCAAAGACAATGAGTGCGCATTAATTGGTGGTGAAACTGCAGAAATGCCGGGAATGTATCAACCGGGAGATTATGATGTGGCTGGTTTCTGCGTAGGAATTGTAGAAAAAGACCAAATTATTGATGGTTCTAAAATAAAAACGGGTGATAAAATCATCGCTTTACCAAGTTCTGGTTTTCACAGCAATGGTTTTTCATTGGTAAGAAAAATTTTCCCAAATTTTGAAGAAGAATTCGAAGGAAAACCTCTTTACGAGACACTTTTAGTTCCTACCAAACTCTATTACAAAGACGTTTTTAAACTGAAAGAAAATGTAGAAATTTCAGGAATTGCTCATATTACAGGTGGCGGTTTAATCGAAAACGTTCCAAGAATTATTCCGAATGGATTATGTGCGAGAATTGACACTTCTAAAATCCAAATTCCAAGCGTAATGTTAGAATTAGAAAAACGTGGAAACATCGAAAGAATGGAGATGTTTGGTACGTTTAACATGGGTGTTGGAATGGTTGTAGTCGTAGATGAAAGTCTTGCCGAAAAAGCACTTTCTTTAATCGAAGACGCTTATTTAGTAGGCGAAATCGTAGAAAACGAAGAGAAAATTCAATTAATATAG
- a CDS encoding pirin family protein, translating to MKTILHKASERGFQNHGWLVANHNFSFANYYNPDKVHFGNLRVLNDDYVEKGMGFGMHPHANMEIVTIPLSGELHHRDSMGNFGVIKKGEIQVMSAGTGIQHSEFNGSKEQPVTLLQIWVIPNKMGVEPRYDQLKISDNAIDNEFQQIISPNPNDEGSWIHQDAWFHLGNFTKKSSRTYQVKKEGNGVYVFVISGSVKIGENTLGQRDALGITEIEQFDLEIDKDSEILLIEVPMDLPKI from the coding sequence ATGAAAACAATATTACATAAAGCAAGCGAAAGAGGATTTCAAAATCACGGTTGGTTAGTTGCCAATCACAATTTTTCTTTTGCAAATTATTACAATCCAGACAAAGTGCATTTCGGTAATTTAAGAGTTCTCAATGACGATTATGTAGAAAAAGGAATGGGTTTCGGGATGCATCCACACGCAAATATGGAAATCGTGACCATTCCATTAAGTGGAGAGTTACATCACCGTGATTCTATGGGGAATTTTGGAGTAATTAAAAAAGGAGAAATTCAGGTGATGAGTGCAGGAACAGGAATTCAGCACAGTGAATTCAACGGAAGTAAAGAACAACCCGTAACTTTATTGCAAATTTGGGTCATTCCTAATAAAATGGGAGTAGAACCAAGATATGACCAATTAAAAATTTCTGACAATGCCATTGATAATGAATTTCAGCAGATTATTTCTCCTAATCCTAATGATGAAGGAAGTTGGATTCACCAAGACGCTTGGTTTCACTTAGGAAATTTCACCAAAAAATCTTCTAGAACTTATCAAGTCAAAAAAGAAGGAAATGGAGTTTATGTTTTCGTTATTTCAGGAAGCGTGAAAATAGGCGAAAATACTCTTGGGCAAAGAGATGCTTTAGGAATTACAGAAATAGAACAGTTTGATTTAGAGATAGATAAGGATTCTGAAATTTTATTGATTGAAGTTCCAATGGACTTGCCTAAAATCTAA
- a CDS encoding MFS transporter — protein sequence MSNTQKKPLLSFWQIWNISFGFLGVQIGYSLQNANTSRILSAIGADVHHLSYFWLAAPLAGLFVQPIVGLSSDKTWTRLGRRIPFILGGAIVSALAMFFMPNSEHFAQLFPAVFFGAMMLLFMDVSFNVTMQPFRALVSDMVDESQRNKGYSIQSFLINVGAVFGSLLPFLLTWWGIANEPEAGQKVAPTVIWSFYIGGAVLLASVLWTSFRTKEYPPEEYAKYNNIEEKENENPEKVSFLTLIKNVPNAMKQLAVTQFFSWFALFLMWVYTTQGIAQNIWGTTDATSNAFNEAGNWTGVIFAAYSVFAALFSLVITPLANKYGRRNVYVVSLILGGLGLLSILFIKDKNLLFLPMIGVGIAWAAILALPYAILSSKLPAKQTGVYMGIFNATITIPQIAAGLLGGVLLSALGGTAINMLALAGVSMALAGIAALLVIKE from the coding sequence ATGAGTAATACACAGAAAAAACCACTCTTGTCTTTCTGGCAAATCTGGAACATAAGTTTTGGTTTTTTGGGAGTGCAAATTGGTTATTCTCTTCAGAACGCGAATACCAGTAGAATTCTTTCGGCAATCGGTGCAGATGTACATCATTTAAGCTATTTTTGGTTAGCAGCTCCTCTTGCAGGGCTTTTTGTACAACCTATTGTAGGGCTTTCTAGTGATAAAACTTGGACGAGATTAGGTCGTAGAATTCCATTTATTTTAGGTGGAGCAATTGTTTCTGCGTTGGCAATGTTTTTCATGCCAAATTCTGAACATTTCGCACAATTATTTCCTGCCGTTTTCTTCGGAGCGATGATGTTGCTTTTCATGGACGTTTCTTTTAACGTTACTATGCAACCATTCCGTGCTTTGGTAAGTGATATGGTAGACGAATCTCAAAGAAATAAAGGATATTCTATCCAAAGTTTTTTAATTAATGTAGGAGCTGTTTTCGGTTCACTATTACCATTTTTATTGACTTGGTGGGGAATTGCAAACGAACCAGAAGCTGGTCAAAAAGTTGCACCTACTGTAATTTGGTCTTTCTATATTGGTGGAGCAGTTTTATTGGCTTCGGTTTTATGGACTTCTTTTAGAACGAAAGAATATCCGCCAGAAGAATACGCGAAATACAATAATATAGAAGAAAAAGAAAACGAGAATCCAGAAAAAGTAAGTTTCTTGACTTTGATTAAAAATGTACCAAACGCCATGAAACAATTGGCTGTTACACAGTTTTTTTCATGGTTTGCATTGTTTTTAATGTGGGTATACACTACACAAGGAATTGCTCAAAATATTTGGGGAACTACAGATGCTACATCTAATGCTTTTAACGAAGCAGGAAACTGGACAGGTGTAATCTTTGCCGCTTATAGTGTTTTTGCTGCTTTATTTTCTTTAGTGATTACTCCATTAGCAAATAAATACGGAAGAAGAAATGTTTATGTTGTTTCTTTAATTTTAGGAGGACTTGGCTTATTATCTATTTTATTTATCAAAGACAAAAACCTATTATTCTTACCAATGATTGGAGTAGGAATAGCTTGGGCGGCTATTTTAGCATTGCCTTATGCTATTTTATCTTCTAAACTTCCAGCAAAACAGACAGGAGTTTACATGGGAATTTTTAATGCTACCATTACTATTCCACAGATTGCTGCTGGTTTATTAGGTGGAGTTTTACTTTCTGCTTTAGGTGGAACAGCTATTAACATGCTAGCTTTAGCAGGAGTTTCTATGGCACTTGCAGGGATTGCAGCACTTTTAGTCATTAAAGAATAA
- a CDS encoding glycoside hydrolase family 13 protein: MKKLFSIFAIAIFSFSMAQFQRVEPAFWWKGMKNPELQILLYGKNIAQQNIELSDGIQIKDLTKVENPNYVFITINTNEINTPKFKIFLKNGKKTISTYQYELKERTPNSSLRESYTSKDVFYLIMPDRFANGDEKNDSNKSLIEKANRKSEGGRHGGDLRGIINNLDYLKNLGVTTLWLTPVCEDNEKAYTYHGYAQTDLYKIDARYGTNEEYRELSTELKKRDMKLVKDYVTNHWGVSHWLIQDLPTKDWIHWFEDGKNGFKRSNYRTNSQMNPYAADVDKKVALDGWFDTTMPDLNQSNPLVLKYLIQNAIWWIEYAQLDGYRVDTYPYNDKDGMAKWCKAITDEYPNFNIVGETWMYDPAQIAFWQKDSKVGEIENYNSNLPSVMDFMLYENLPKALQEEENWDKGMIRLYNSFASDFLFPNPKNMMVFFENHDTPRINEMFNGNPAYYKLALTIVSTVRGIPQLYYGSEIGMRGDKNKGDADIRRDFPGGWKGDVQNAFVSRTPEQNEFFDYTQKLLNWRKSKDVIHNGKTKNFSPERNVYVYFRYNDEEKVMVVINSSDKEQTIEMNRFQEMVPSSFIAKDVMKDAEVQIKDLLTIPAKSSLILEINK; this comes from the coding sequence ATGAAAAAGCTATTTTCAATATTTGCCATTGCAATATTTAGTTTTTCTATGGCGCAATTCCAAAGAGTAGAACCTGCTTTTTGGTGGAAAGGAATGAAGAATCCTGAGCTTCAGATTTTGTTGTATGGCAAAAATATTGCCCAACAAAACATAGAACTTTCAGATGGAATTCAGATTAAAGATTTAACGAAGGTAGAAAATCCTAATTATGTGTTTATCACCATTAATACTAATGAAATTAACACGCCCAAATTTAAAATATTCCTTAAAAATGGCAAGAAAACCATCAGTACATATCAGTATGAATTGAAGGAAAGAACGCCTAATTCATCTTTGCGTGAATCTTATACATCTAAAGATGTTTTCTACCTGATTATGCCAGATCGTTTTGCCAATGGCGATGAAAAAAATGATTCAAATAAATCTCTCATCGAAAAAGCAAATAGAAAAAGTGAAGGAGGAAGACATGGTGGTGATTTAAGAGGAATAATTAATAATTTAGACTATCTTAAAAATCTTGGAGTGACTACACTTTGGCTCACTCCAGTTTGCGAAGACAATGAAAAAGCGTATACCTATCATGGTTATGCACAGACTGATTTGTACAAAATAGATGCGCGATACGGAACCAATGAAGAATACCGTGAACTTTCTACTGAACTCAAAAAAAGAGACATGAAATTGGTGAAAGATTACGTAACCAATCACTGGGGAGTTTCGCATTGGTTGATTCAGGATTTACCTACTAAAGATTGGATTCATTGGTTTGAAGATGGGAAGAATGGTTTCAAACGTTCTAACTACAGAACCAATTCTCAAATGAATCCTTATGCTGCTGATGTTGATAAAAAAGTCGCTTTAGATGGTTGGTTTGATACCACAATGCCTGATCTCAACCAAAGCAATCCATTGGTTTTAAAATATTTAATTCAAAATGCAATTTGGTGGATAGAATATGCGCAGTTAGACGGTTATAGAGTAGACACTTATCCTTATAACGACAAAGATGGAATGGCAAAATGGTGTAAAGCGATTACAGATGAATATCCTAACTTCAATATTGTAGGCGAAACTTGGATGTATGACCCAGCTCAAATTGCTTTCTGGCAAAAAGATTCTAAAGTTGGCGAAATAGAAAATTATAATTCTAATTTGCCATCGGTAATGGATTTTATGTTGTATGAAAATCTTCCAAAAGCTTTACAAGAAGAAGAAAATTGGGACAAAGGAATGATTAGACTTTACAATTCTTTTGCCAGTGATTTCTTATTCCCAAATCCTAAAAACATGATGGTTTTCTTCGAAAATCATGATACTCCTAGAATCAATGAAATGTTCAACGGAAATCCTGCTTATTATAAATTGGCATTAACGATTGTTTCTACAGTTAGAGGAATTCCGCAATTGTATTATGGTTCAGAAATAGGAATGCGTGGTGATAAAAACAAAGGAGATGCAGACATCAGAAGAGATTTCCCAGGTGGTTGGAAAGGTGATGTTCAAAATGCTTTTGTTTCTAGAACACCAGAGCAAAATGAGTTTTTTGATTATACCCAAAAATTATTAAACTGGAGAAAGTCTAAAGACGTTATCCACAATGGGAAAACCAAAAACTTTTCGCCAGAGAGAAATGTTTACGTTTATTTCCGTTATAATGATGAGGAAAAAGTAATGGTAGTCATCAACAGCAGTGATAAAGAACAAACCATCGAAATGAATAGATTCCAAGAAATGGTTCCTTCTAGTTTTATAGCAAAAGATGTAATGAAAGATGCCGAAGTTCAAATTAAAGATTTGTTAACTATTCCTGCAAAATCTTCATTGATTTTAGAAATAAATAAGTAA
- a CDS encoding glycoside hydrolase family 97 protein codes for MKIVKNSVLFLMLSPALFLAQSLKSPDGNFEMNFQLKNGVPYYHLNYKGKTVIEDSKLGIRLLKDNTIAFDNVNKLPDGKNLNSDFEKIAENRDSKNENWAPVLGEKKYYTNHYNELSVTLNQPNEDRKIIVKFRLFNDGLGFRYEFPQQKNLNYFVVKEEDTEFNFPYDLKSWWVPADYDTQEYKPTTSLVSQISTKWESSFDSNASQTLVKNAVQSPLMLKKEVSGKEKPLYINLAEAAVINYPASQLEVDSENFDFKTHLTPDAQGAKGYMQTPAVTPWRTVIVSEKAEEVLDSKMIFNLNEPTKYTDTSWIHPVKYIGVWWQMFVPNRGTWNYTNIDNVHLGVTDYSKTKPNGTHAANNDNVKKYIDFASKHGFDAVLVEGWNEGWEDWFGKSKEFVFDFITPYPDFDIKMLNEYAHSKNVKLIMHHETSASATNYERWLDPAFKLMKEHGYDAVKTGYVGNIIPRGEHHYSQWMINHYQRVVDKAAEYKIMVNSHESVRPSGLSRTYPNWIAAEAARGTEFEAMGGNNPDHTTILPFTRFMGGPMDYTPGIFQTQYNYYDANSKNFANTTLAKQLGLYVVMYSPLQMACDLPENYERHLDAFQFIKDVAVDWDDTKILSAEPGDYIHTARKAKGSENWFVGGVTDENARDFTVDFSFLEKGKKYEATIYEDGKDADYVKNPQAYHIYKKVVTNGSKIKIHLARSGGYAISLKPIK; via the coding sequence ATGAAAATTGTGAAAAACAGCGTGCTTTTCCTAATGCTTTCCCCTGCATTATTTTTAGCACAGTCTCTAAAATCTCCAGACGGAAATTTCGAAATGAATTTTCAACTGAAAAATGGAGTTCCTTATTATCATCTGAATTACAAAGGAAAAACAGTCATAGAAGATTCTAAATTAGGTATTCGATTGCTTAAAGATAATACCATCGCTTTTGACAATGTCAATAAACTTCCAGATGGTAAAAATCTCAATTCTGATTTTGAAAAAATTGCAGAAAACAGAGATTCTAAAAACGAAAATTGGGCTCCCGTTCTTGGAGAAAAAAAATATTACACCAATCATTACAACGAACTTTCGGTTACGCTTAATCAACCCAATGAAGACAGAAAAATCATCGTTAAGTTCAGACTTTTTAATGATGGATTAGGTTTCAGATATGAGTTTCCTCAACAGAAAAATCTTAATTATTTCGTTGTAAAAGAAGAAGATACCGAATTTAATTTCCCTTATGATTTAAAATCTTGGTGGGTTCCTGCAGACTATGACACCCAGGAATATAAACCTACAACCAGTTTGGTTTCTCAGATTTCTACAAAATGGGAAAGCAGTTTTGATAGTAACGCTTCTCAAACTTTGGTTAAAAATGCAGTTCAATCGCCTCTTATGTTAAAAAAAGAGGTTTCTGGCAAAGAAAAACCACTGTATATAAACCTTGCAGAAGCTGCTGTAATCAATTATCCCGCTTCACAACTTGAAGTAGATTCAGAAAATTTTGACTTCAAAACCCATCTTACTCCAGACGCACAAGGTGCAAAAGGTTATATGCAAACTCCTGCAGTAACACCTTGGAGAACCGTAATCGTTTCAGAAAAAGCAGAAGAAGTGCTAGATTCTAAAATGATTTTTAACTTGAATGAACCAACGAAATATACGGATACTTCATGGATTCATCCAGTGAAATATATTGGAGTTTGGTGGCAAATGTTCGTTCCAAATCGTGGAACTTGGAATTATACCAATATCGATAATGTACATCTTGGCGTTACAGATTATTCTAAAACGAAACCAAATGGAACGCACGCTGCGAATAATGATAATGTTAAAAAATACATCGATTTCGCTTCTAAACATGGCTTTGATGCTGTTTTGGTAGAAGGTTGGAACGAAGGTTGGGAAGATTGGTTCGGAAAATCTAAAGAATTTGTTTTTGATTTTATTACACCATATCCAGATTTTGATATTAAAATGCTCAATGAATATGCGCATTCTAAAAATGTAAAACTCATCATGCATCATGAAACATCTGCTTCAGCTACCAATTACGAAAGATGGCTTGATCCAGCTTTTAAATTGATGAAAGAACATGGTTATGATGCGGTGAAAACGGGTTACGTTGGAAATATTATTCCTAGAGGCGAACATCACTATTCTCAGTGGATGATTAACCATTATCAAAGAGTAGTAGACAAAGCTGCAGAATATAAAATCATGGTTAATTCTCACGAAAGTGTTCGTCCTAGTGGTTTAAGCAGAACTTATCCGAATTGGATTGCTGCAGAAGCTGCTCGTGGAACAGAATTCGAAGCAATGGGTGGTAATAATCCAGACCACACTACCATTTTGCCATTTACTAGATTTATGGGTGGACCAATGGATTACACTCCAGGAATTTTCCAAACACAATACAATTATTATGATGCTAACAGTAAAAATTTTGCCAATACTACTTTAGCTAAACAATTAGGATTATATGTGGTGATGTATTCTCCACTTCAGATGGCTTGTGATTTACCAGAAAACTACGAGAGACATTTAGATGCTTTTCAGTTTATCAAAGATGTAGCGGTAGATTGGGATGATACCAAAATTTTATCAGCTGAACCTGGTGATTATATTCACACTGCGAGAAAAGCCAAAGGTTCAGAAAATTGGTTTGTAGGAGGTGTTACAGACGAAAATGCTAGAGATTTCACTGTAGATTTTTCTTTCTTAGAAAAAGGAAAAAAATACGAAGCCACTATTTACGAAGATGGTAAAGATGCAGATTACGTAAAAAATCCGCAGGCTTATCATATTTACAAAAAAGTAGTAACCAATGGTTCTAAAATCAAGATTCACCTTGCAAGAAGCGGTGGTTATGCTATTTCTTTAAAGCCAATTAAATAG
- a CDS encoding GntR family transcriptional regulator, translating into MKFIKISEDNNFPKYQQIINSVEKAIANQLLKKNDKLPSINKICLEFKISRDTVLYAYEELKKKGLVYSVLGKGYFVKSIDWDFEERIFLLFDELNAFKENLYLSFLEAVNNRAKVDVFFHYFNLEVFKKLIEDNVGSYTKYIIMPSNINGTTPIIKLLPKNDVYILDQTNPELKEYASIYQNFAKDMFEGLKKAKANLEEYQRLVLIFPGQKEPIGMVEGFLNFCEKYKFNHSIISDFKDEEIKTGDVYIILDDRHLVNVILQSKKQKLKIKRDFGIISYNETPLKTVVENGITTISTDFSLMGKTLAEMLLHPTNQKIENPSDIIFRNSL; encoded by the coding sequence ATGAAATTCATCAAGATTTCCGAAGACAACAATTTTCCTAAGTATCAGCAAATCATTAATTCTGTAGAAAAAGCCATTGCCAATCAGCTTTTGAAAAAAAATGATAAGCTTCCATCTATTAATAAGATTTGTCTAGAATTTAAAATTTCTAGAGATACCGTTCTCTATGCTTATGAAGAATTGAAGAAAAAAGGTTTGGTTTATTCTGTTTTGGGCAAAGGATATTTTGTGAAAAGTATAGATTGGGATTTCGAGGAAAGAATTTTCTTACTTTTTGATGAACTGAATGCTTTTAAGGAAAATTTATACCTTTCTTTTTTAGAAGCGGTAAATAATCGGGCAAAAGTAGACGTGTTTTTTCATTATTTTAATCTAGAGGTTTTTAAAAAATTAATTGAAGACAATGTGGGAAGTTACACTAAATATATCATCATGCCAAGTAATATCAATGGAACTACGCCCATAATAAAGCTATTGCCCAAAAATGATGTTTATATTCTAGACCAAACCAATCCTGAACTCAAGGAATATGCTTCCATATATCAAAATTTTGCTAAAGATATGTTTGAAGGATTGAAAAAAGCAAAAGCCAATCTAGAAGAGTATCAACGTTTGGTTTTGATTTTTCCCGGGCAAAAAGAACCGATAGGAATGGTGGAAGGTTTTCTGAATTTTTGTGAAAAATACAAGTTTAATCATAGTATCATCAGTGATTTTAAAGACGAAGAAATTAAAACAGGAGATGTTTACATTATTCTAGATGATAGACACTTGGTAAACGTAATCTTACAATCTAAAAAACAAAAACTGAAGATTAAAAGAGACTTTGGAATAATTTCTTACAATGAAACTCCTCTGAAAACGGTGGTAGAAAACGGAATAACAACTATTTCTACTGATTTTTCATTGATGGGGAAAACATTAGCCGAAATGTTGCTTCATCCTACCAATCAAAAAATAGAAAATCCTTCGGATATTATCTTTAGAAATTCTTTGTAA
- a CDS encoding aldose epimerase family protein, with protein MNTLTVNKHNTEISTYTINNKNGVEAHLTNYGATLLSLYVPTKNGKIDVVLGFHSIDEYIKAFEMGASPYFNAVVGRFAGRIKNAQFQLNGKTIQLDQNHGIHHLHGGKYQLSNVAWNFENYNEETNTLTFSYVSKANEFYPGDVTIEVAYTLTDENELNINYKATTTEDTLLNLTNHAYFNLDGISGNTLDQKLQINAEKFLELDDENIPTGNFIPMENHAFDFRSSKNVVAGIDHCFVLKNNSEPAAILESETNGLTMNVFTDQPAVQIYVGGKTSEELQNKNLVEYHTESGICFETQVFPDAPNHEDFPNAILRKGETYQQNTTFQFIIS; from the coding sequence ATGAATACACTTACCGTAAACAAACACAATACAGAGATTTCTACTTATACCATAAACAATAAAAATGGTGTAGAAGCACACCTCACTAATTATGGTGCAACACTACTTTCGCTCTACGTTCCTACCAAAAATGGTAAAATAGACGTGGTTTTAGGATTTCATTCGATTGATGAATATATTAAAGCATTCGAAATGGGAGCTTCTCCATATTTTAATGCGGTGGTAGGAAGATTTGCTGGAAGAATTAAAAACGCACAATTTCAACTGAACGGAAAAACCATTCAACTAGACCAAAATCACGGGATACACCATTTACACGGTGGAAAATATCAATTAAGTAACGTCGCTTGGAATTTTGAAAACTACAACGAAGAAACCAATACACTTACCTTCTCTTATGTAAGTAAAGCCAATGAATTTTATCCTGGAGATGTTACCATAGAAGTAGCCTATACTTTAACAGATGAAAATGAATTAAATATCAATTACAAAGCAACTACTACAGAAGACACGCTTCTAAACCTTACCAATCACGCTTATTTTAACCTTGATGGAATTTCTGGAAATACCCTTGACCAAAAATTACAAATCAATGCTGAAAAATTCTTAGAATTAGACGACGAAAACATTCCTACAGGAAATTTCATTCCTATGGAAAACCACGCTTTTGATTTCAGAAGTTCTAAAAATGTAGTGGCTGGAATAGACCATTGTTTTGTCTTAAAAAACAACAGCGAACCTGCTGCAATCTTAGAAAGTGAAACCAACGGATTAACCATGAACGTTTTTACAGACCAACCTGCCGTACAAATCTACGTTGGCGGAAAAACTTCTGAAGAACTTCAAAATAAAAATTTGGTAGAATATCACACAGAAAGCGGAATTTGTTTTGAAACTCAAGTCTTTCCAGATGCTCCTAATCACGAAGATTTCCCCAATGCTATTTTAAGAAAAGGCGAAACATACCAACAAAATACAACCTTCCAATTTATAATTTCATAG